In Alicyclobacillus macrosporangiidus CPP55, a single window of DNA contains:
- a CDS encoding ABC transporter permease, producing MRLVWAMVWAQMLDLVRDRKATLLTLAMPLVLTAILGFALNGLFGGKPLPVVRVVVHDADGGDYARQLTSFLKDQSLFRVSEAGSAELARQALASGQADVALEIPNGVSNRIDHGGSVQVDVEAPVKQEFGQRLVQQFVDGFGSRWSAVRAAMESGLPPASAAAGEPLQIRETAPGTRPLNAKTYYAYAMMAMFLLLHAVQRAGVLVRTRQSDQFKRMAAGPISASAVAVGDLISTLVVLTAQCLVLFAAYRWILGADAGPPLQMGVLTGSYLLALSGLSLLIGRWVRSESVVDGIAGIGVNVMAVVGGSMYPIFGFPEWVQRLAQFLPNGRILRTWLDSAMGVSWHAVWVAAGYLLAVALVCLLAAALRRPAVA from the coding sequence ATGCGCCTGGTGTGGGCGATGGTGTGGGCTCAGATGTTGGATTTGGTGCGGGATCGCAAGGCAACGCTGTTGACGTTGGCCATGCCTCTGGTGTTGACGGCCATCCTGGGCTTCGCGCTGAACGGCCTGTTTGGCGGGAAACCGTTGCCCGTGGTGCGGGTGGTGGTCCATGACGCCGACGGCGGCGATTATGCCCGGCAACTGACTTCGTTCTTGAAGGATCAATCGCTGTTCCGCGTCTCGGAGGCTGGGAGTGCGGAATTGGCCCGCCAAGCCCTGGCGTCCGGGCAGGCGGACGTGGCGCTGGAGATCCCGAACGGGGTGTCCAACCGGATCGATCACGGAGGATCTGTCCAGGTGGACGTGGAGGCGCCGGTCAAGCAGGAGTTCGGCCAACGGCTGGTGCAGCAATTCGTCGATGGCTTCGGCAGCCGGTGGTCGGCGGTGCGTGCCGCCATGGAGAGCGGACTGCCTCCCGCGTCCGCTGCGGCCGGTGAGCCGCTGCAGATCCGGGAGACGGCTCCGGGCACACGACCGTTAAACGCGAAGACGTATTACGCCTACGCGATGATGGCGATGTTCCTGTTGCTGCATGCGGTCCAGCGCGCAGGCGTTTTGGTTCGCACCCGGCAGTCGGACCAATTCAAACGGATGGCCGCCGGACCGATTTCCGCTTCCGCCGTCGCGGTTGGAGACCTGATCTCCACCCTTGTGGTGCTCACCGCACAGTGCCTCGTCCTGTTCGCCGCGTATCGATGGATCCTGGGGGCAGACGCTGGTCCGCCGCTGCAGATGGGGGTGTTGACCGGTTCTTACCTGTTGGCGCTCTCAGGCCTGTCGCTGCTCATCGGGCGCTGGGTGCGGTCCGAGTCGGTGGTGGACGGGATCGCAGGCATCGGCGTCAACGTGATGGCCGTTGTGGGAGGCAGCATGTACCCGATCTTTGGATTTCCGGAGTGGGTGCAGCGCTTGGCGCAGTTTCTGCCAAACGGCCGCATCCTCCGCACCTGGCTGGATTCCGCCATGGGCGTGTCGTGGCACGCGGTGTGGGTGGCCGCGGGATATCTGCTCGCCGTGGCGCTCGTCTGCTTGCTGGCGGCTGCCCTGCGGCGGCCCGCGGTGGCGTGA
- a CDS encoding ABC transporter ATP-binding protein, with product MLEVRDLRKTYGSHVAVDGVSFTVSPGDAFGLLGPNGAGKSTTIAMVSGLIQPDDGEVLLQGHSLRTHPRFVKQRLGLVPQHIALHERLTAEENLRYWGQVYGVHGARLRDNVEWCLRVAGLTDHRKQRVDRFSGGMKRRLNIAVGLIHRPEVLIMDEPTVGIDAQSRNHILDTVRQLNREGMTVIYTSHYMQEVEYLCNRLAILDHGRMIAYGALDDVRLLAGGLSTVRMDLDGDPASALDALQQAVPAERVEAGDGRISFQVRDPGPAVGKAVLALSQYGIAPVRIDIERPNLEAAFLQLTGRRLRDGGDA from the coding sequence GTGTTGGAGGTCAGGGATTTGCGCAAGACTTACGGGTCTCACGTGGCCGTGGATGGTGTCAGCTTCACCGTCTCGCCGGGGGACGCCTTCGGGCTGCTCGGGCCCAATGGGGCCGGGAAATCGACGACCATCGCCATGGTTTCCGGTCTCATTCAGCCGGACGACGGGGAGGTGCTGCTGCAGGGGCACAGCCTGCGCACGCATCCCCGGTTTGTCAAGCAGCGCCTGGGGCTGGTACCCCAGCACATCGCCCTCCACGAGCGGTTGACCGCTGAGGAAAACCTCCGCTACTGGGGGCAGGTGTACGGTGTTCACGGTGCCAGACTGAGGGATAACGTCGAGTGGTGCCTGCGGGTGGCAGGCTTGACGGACCATCGGAAGCAGCGGGTGGATCGGTTTTCCGGAGGAATGAAGCGGAGACTGAACATCGCCGTCGGCCTGATCCACCGCCCTGAGGTGTTGATCATGGACGAGCCGACGGTGGGCATCGACGCGCAGTCGCGCAACCACATCCTGGACACCGTTCGGCAGTTGAACCGCGAAGGCATGACGGTCATCTATACGAGCCACTACATGCAGGAAGTGGAGTACTTGTGCAATCGCCTCGCCATCCTCGACCACGGGCGGATGATCGCGTATGGGGCATTGGATGACGTCAGGCTGTTGGCGGGCGGGCTGTCCACGGTCCGCATGGACCTCGACGGCGACCCGGCGTCCGCCTTGGACGCGCTGCAGCAGGCGGTCCCTGCGGAACGCGTCGAGGCGGGGGATGGAAGAATCTCGTTTCAGGTGCGAGACCCGGGTCCAGCCGTCGGGAAGGCGGTGTTGGCGTTGTCCCAATACGGGATCGCACCCGTGCGGATTGACATCGAGCGCCCGAATCTGGAGGCCGCCTTCCTGCAGCTGACGGGCCGGAGACTGCGCGACGGGGGGGACGCCTGA
- a CDS encoding MOSC domain-containing protein gives MTARVLSVQVGRPREALTEASDGRPVAWTSAIWKTPVSGRVWLGVENLDGDTQADLVHHGGPHRAVLWYGAGHYPRWRAELGLADLDCGWFGENLTVTDLDEESVCIGDVYRIGGPDGAVVQVSQPRSPCWKLARRVGVPDLVARVESTFRSGWYARVLQPGWVAAGDAVERLERPCPEWTIRRAHEVHLGLRGLTRRGDVMGSADVDGNALLAATEALAACPYLSPDWQRMLSGAGG, from the coding sequence ATGACGGCACGGGTGCTGTCGGTACAGGTGGGCCGGCCGCGGGAGGCGCTCACCGAGGCGTCCGACGGCCGCCCGGTGGCGTGGACGTCGGCGATATGGAAGACGCCGGTGTCCGGCCGGGTATGGCTGGGCGTGGAGAATCTGGACGGGGACACCCAGGCGGATTTGGTGCATCACGGCGGGCCGCACCGGGCGGTGCTGTGGTACGGCGCCGGGCATTACCCGCGGTGGCGGGCGGAGCTGGGATTGGCCGACCTGGATTGCGGCTGGTTCGGGGAGAACCTGACGGTGACAGACCTAGACGAGGAGTCGGTCTGCATCGGCGACGTGTACCGCATCGGCGGCCCGGACGGGGCGGTGGTGCAGGTGTCGCAACCGCGATCACCCTGCTGGAAGCTGGCCCGGCGCGTCGGCGTCCCCGACCTGGTGGCGCGGGTGGAATCGACCTTTCGATCCGGTTGGTACGCGCGCGTCCTGCAGCCTGGTTGGGTCGCCGCGGGGGACGCGGTGGAGCGGTTAGAGCGCCCGTGCCCGGAGTGGACCATCCGCCGCGCTCACGAGGTGCACCTGGGGCTGCGCGGCCTGACGCGGCGCGGGGACGTGATGGGGAGCGCGGATGTGGATGGCAACGCCCTTCTGGCTGCCACGGAAGCGTTGGCGGCGTGCCCGTACCTGTCCCCGGATTGGCAGCGGATGCTCTCCGGCGCGGGGGGGTGA
- a CDS encoding YbaK/EbsC family protein, translating into MPLKESAQRVQDALRQKGFTNQVVELPESTRTAQEAAEAVGCSVAQIAKSLVFRTVHSGQPVLIIASGAGRVDEQRIAALCGEPVEKPDADFVRSATGFVIGGVPPIGHAQPLTTFIDQDLLALDTLWAAAGHPKAVFPLTPDELVRMTGGEVVQVR; encoded by the coding sequence ATGCCGCTGAAAGAGAGCGCACAGCGGGTGCAGGACGCACTCCGTCAAAAGGGGTTCACGAACCAAGTGGTCGAGCTGCCGGAGAGCACCCGTACCGCCCAGGAGGCCGCCGAAGCCGTCGGGTGCAGCGTCGCGCAGATCGCGAAGTCGCTCGTGTTTCGCACCGTGCACAGCGGCCAGCCCGTGCTCATCATCGCCAGCGGCGCCGGGCGTGTGGATGAGCAGCGGATCGCAGCGCTGTGCGGGGAACCGGTGGAAAAGCCCGATGCGGACTTCGTGCGCTCAGCGACGGGATTCGTCATCGGCGGCGTGCCGCCCATCGGGCACGCCCAACCGCTGACCACCTTCATCGATCAGGACCTGCTCGCCCTCGACACCCTCTGGGCCGCCGCGGGGCACCCGAAAGCCGTGTTCCCGCTCACGCCGGACGAGTTGGTGCGGATGACCGGCGGCGAGGTCGTCCAGGTGCGGTGA
- a CDS encoding ABC transporter permease, protein MAVWTIIKGFWMGTVRTYANLVYMLVMPVVFLLVFGVLPHIGEKVLPVAVVDDDHTVVSRAYIAALRQTDGVHVEEMADDALGDALRSFRAACIVTFPHGFQAVALSGQTPQVIWVNSPNVSADTQADIQRLQERMQEWTLLGEAGVQQARTGHAAATGGSGGDPWADAFAAGMKGAAHLTPAFVSRAVSTSGADTASTSLPQDQQAVIGVALMFIIFTVFGSTGTVLLHRSSGVWDRLLASPAPRWQVLAGYGLAFFSVGWVQFAILYLAGAVFGTPVPLNPLAIAVVTLYVLAICGIALCIASLVKSAEQHMGVGTFVAVTTSMVGGAYWPLDIEPEWMQRLAWFVPQGWAVNGFKAALLGWGAAPETWLSMGVLAAIAVVFFTVGMVLLRYS, encoded by the coding sequence ATGGCGGTTTGGACCATCATCAAAGGGTTTTGGATGGGCACGGTGCGAACCTACGCCAACCTGGTATACATGCTGGTGATGCCGGTGGTGTTCCTGTTGGTGTTCGGCGTTCTGCCTCACATCGGAGAGAAGGTGCTGCCGGTCGCGGTGGTGGATGACGACCACACGGTCGTCTCCAGGGCCTATATCGCCGCGCTGCGCCAGACGGACGGCGTTCACGTCGAGGAGATGGCGGACGACGCCCTCGGGGATGCTCTTCGGTCGTTCCGTGCGGCCTGTATCGTCACCTTTCCGCACGGATTTCAGGCGGTGGCGCTGAGCGGGCAGACGCCACAGGTCATCTGGGTCAATTCGCCGAACGTGAGTGCCGACACCCAGGCGGACATCCAGCGGCTGCAGGAGCGCATGCAAGAGTGGACGCTGCTGGGGGAGGCGGGCGTGCAGCAGGCGCGGACCGGGCATGCGGCCGCAACCGGGGGCAGCGGCGGGGACCCGTGGGCAGATGCCTTCGCAGCAGGGATGAAGGGGGCTGCACACCTGACGCCCGCGTTCGTCAGCCGCGCCGTGAGCACGTCGGGGGCCGACACGGCGTCGACGAGCCTGCCGCAGGATCAGCAGGCGGTGATCGGGGTCGCCCTCATGTTCATCATCTTCACGGTGTTCGGCAGCACGGGCACGGTGCTGTTGCATCGCAGCAGCGGGGTGTGGGACCGGTTGCTCGCCAGCCCTGCGCCGCGCTGGCAGGTCCTTGCCGGCTACGGGTTGGCGTTCTTTTCGGTGGGCTGGGTGCAGTTCGCCATCCTGTATTTGGCGGGTGCGGTCTTCGGCACCCCTGTCCCGCTCAATCCATTGGCGATCGCGGTGGTCACGCTGTACGTGCTGGCGATCTGCGGCATTGCCTTGTGCATCGCGAGCCTCGTCAAAAGCGCGGAGCAGCACATGGGCGTCGGCACGTTCGTGGCCGTGACCACCAGCATGGTGGGCGGTGCGTACTGGCCGCTGGACATCGAACCGGAATGGATGCAGCGGCTGGCCTGGTTCGTCCCGCAGGGATGGGCGGTGAACGGGTTCAAGGCGGCCCTCCTCGGCTGGGGAGCGGCGCCGGAGACCTGGCTCTCCATGGGTGTGTTGGCCGCGATCGCCGTCGTGTTCTTCACGGTGGGTATGGTGCTACTGCGGTATTCGTGA
- a CDS encoding class I fructose-bisphosphate aldolase codes for MLTMDDIVRYLGDEADALLGHECKTIPKQALTVPSPATVDEVYAHSDRNNQVLRNLQQLFNTGRLAGTGYVSILPVDQGIEHSAGASFAKNPAYFDPENIVKLAIEGGCNAVASTFGVLALTSRKYAHKIPFIVKINHNELLTYPNKYDQVMFGSVRQAWELGAAGVGATIYFGSEESTRQLQEVSEAFQEAHELGMFTVLWCYLRNSRFKQDGVDYHTAADLTGQANHLGVTIEADIIKQKLPETNGGYKALNMEGSSYGKTDERIYTQLTSDHPIDLTRYQVANCYMGKIGLISSGGPSGQNDFAEAVRTAVINKRAGGMGLISGRKAFQRPMEEGVKLLNAIQDVYLCKEITIA; via the coding sequence ATGCTTACCATGGACGACATCGTCCGCTACCTGGGAGACGAAGCGGACGCCCTGTTGGGCCACGAATGCAAGACCATTCCCAAGCAGGCCCTCACGGTCCCATCGCCCGCCACGGTGGACGAGGTGTACGCCCACTCGGACCGCAACAACCAGGTCCTGCGCAACCTTCAGCAGCTGTTCAACACCGGCCGCCTCGCCGGCACCGGCTATGTCTCCATCCTGCCGGTCGACCAGGGCATCGAGCACTCGGCGGGCGCGTCTTTCGCCAAAAATCCGGCCTACTTCGACCCCGAGAACATCGTCAAGCTGGCCATCGAGGGCGGCTGCAACGCTGTCGCGTCCACCTTTGGCGTGCTCGCGCTGACTTCTCGCAAGTACGCCCACAAGATCCCGTTCATCGTCAAGATCAACCACAACGAACTGCTCACGTATCCGAACAAGTACGATCAGGTGATGTTCGGCAGCGTGCGCCAGGCGTGGGAGCTCGGCGCGGCCGGGGTCGGCGCGACCATCTACTTCGGGTCCGAGGAGTCCACTCGCCAACTGCAGGAGGTCAGCGAGGCGTTCCAGGAAGCCCATGAGCTCGGCATGTTCACCGTGCTGTGGTGCTACCTGCGCAACTCCCGCTTCAAGCAGGACGGCGTCGACTACCACACCGCGGCCGATCTCACCGGCCAGGCCAACCACCTGGGCGTCACCATTGAGGCGGACATCATCAAGCAGAAGCTGCCGGAGACCAACGGCGGTTACAAGGCGCTCAATATGGAAGGCAGCAGCTACGGGAAGACGGACGAGCGCATCTACACGCAGCTGACGTCCGATCACCCGATCGACCTCACCCGCTACCAGGTGGCCAACTGCTACATGGGCAAGATCGGCCTCATCAGCTCCGGCGGACCGTCCGGACAGAACGACTTCGCCGAAGCCGTGCGCACCGCCGTGATCAACAAGCGCGCCGGCGGCATGGGCCTCATCTCGGGCCGCAAGGCGTTCCAGCGCCCGATGGAGGAGGGCGTCAAACTGTTGAACGCCATTCAGGACGTGTACCTGTGCAAGGAGATCACCATCGCGTAA
- the ispG gene encoding flavodoxin-dependent (E)-4-hydroxy-3-methylbut-2-enyl-diphosphate synthase, translating to MYHRTQTRPVRVGNLTIGGSNRVIIQSMTTTKTADVKATVAEIHRLEEAGCELVRVTVNNPEAAEAIKEIKKQIHIPLVADIHFDHRLALKAIENGIDKVRINPGNIGKRDRVEAVVKACKERGVPIRIGVNAGSLERHILEKYGYPTAQGMLESALHHIRILEELDFHDIIVSMKASDVPLAIEAYRLAAESFDYPLHLGITESGTLYSGTIKSAAGLGTLLSMGIGNTIRVSLSADPVEEVKVARELLKTFHLISNAPTLVSCPTCGRIDIDLIAIANEVEAYLQNIKAPIKVSVLGCAVNGPGEAREADIGIAGARGEGLLFRKGKVVRKIPEAELVSELKKEIDRMAKRYQETGSIDE from the coding sequence ATGTATCACCGCACGCAGACGCGCCCGGTGCGCGTCGGCAACCTCACCATCGGCGGGAGCAACCGGGTCATCATCCAGAGCATGACCACCACCAAGACCGCCGATGTGAAGGCGACCGTGGCGGAGATCCACCGTCTGGAAGAGGCCGGCTGCGAACTGGTGCGCGTGACCGTCAATAATCCTGAGGCCGCGGAGGCCATCAAGGAGATCAAAAAGCAGATTCATATCCCGCTGGTCGCGGACATTCATTTCGATCACCGGCTGGCGTTGAAGGCGATCGAGAACGGAATCGACAAGGTTCGTATCAACCCGGGCAACATCGGCAAGCGCGATCGCGTCGAAGCCGTGGTGAAGGCGTGCAAGGAGCGGGGGGTCCCCATTCGCATCGGGGTCAACGCCGGGTCCCTCGAGCGGCACATCCTGGAGAAGTATGGGTATCCGACGGCGCAGGGGATGCTGGAAAGCGCGCTGCACCACATCCGGATCCTGGAGGAGCTCGATTTCCACGACATCATCGTGTCGATGAAGGCGTCCGACGTGCCCCTGGCCATTGAGGCGTACCGTCTGGCGGCGGAGTCGTTCGACTACCCGCTGCACCTGGGCATCACCGAGTCGGGGACCCTGTACAGCGGCACCATCAAGAGCGCGGCGGGCCTGGGGACGTTGTTGTCGATGGGCATCGGCAACACCATTCGGGTGTCGCTCAGCGCCGACCCAGTGGAAGAAGTCAAGGTGGCGCGCGAGCTTTTGAAGACCTTCCATCTGATCTCGAATGCCCCGACCCTGGTATCGTGCCCGACCTGCGGGCGCATCGACATCGATCTCATCGCCATCGCCAATGAGGTGGAGGCGTATCTCCAGAACATCAAGGCGCCCATCAAGGTGTCGGTGCTCGGCTGCGCGGTCAACGGGCCGGGCGAGGCGCGCGAGGCGGACATCGGGATCGCCGGGGCGCGCGGCGAGGGGCTTCTGTTCCGCAAGGGCAAGGTGGTGCGGAAGATCCCGGAGGCGGAGCTGGTCAGCGAGCTGAAAAAGGAGATCGACCGTATGGCGAAGCGGTACCAGGAAACGGGCTCGATCGACGAATGA
- a CDS encoding response regulator yields MIRVMIVDDQRLMRDGLRTLLQLEPDIQVVGEAGDGEEAVRLAQQQEVDVVLLDIRMPRGDGISALRQLRRLRPNLRMLMLTTYDDRTDIVDALRSGANGYLVKDMRAEEIAEAIRTVMEGGAVLPPRVASEFLAAVHTEGMHAETAGPGTGGWATVPPLPGEEELTDREREVLHRLAQGLSNREIARELFVSEGTVKNHVSSVIAKLGLRDRTQAAVYAVRRGFGVSGSRVDP; encoded by the coding sequence ATGATTCGCGTGATGATTGTCGATGACCAGCGCCTGATGCGCGATGGGCTGCGCACGCTGTTGCAGCTGGAGCCGGACATTCAGGTGGTGGGAGAGGCCGGCGACGGCGAGGAGGCCGTTCGCTTGGCCCAGCAGCAGGAGGTCGACGTGGTCCTGCTCGACATCCGCATGCCTCGCGGTGACGGGATATCCGCTCTCCGTCAGCTGCGCCGGCTCCGACCGAACCTGCGTATGTTGATGCTCACCACCTATGACGACCGAACCGACATAGTGGACGCGCTGAGATCAGGAGCGAACGGCTATCTGGTGAAGGACATGCGAGCCGAGGAGATTGCCGAGGCCATCCGCACGGTGATGGAAGGCGGAGCGGTTTTGCCGCCGCGGGTGGCGAGCGAATTCCTCGCCGCTGTCCACACGGAAGGGATGCACGCGGAGACCGCCGGGCCCGGCACGGGGGGTTGGGCGACGGTGCCACCTTTGCCGGGGGAGGAAGAGTTGACGGACCGCGAGCGGGAGGTGTTGCACCGCCTGGCCCAGGGTTTGTCGAATCGGGAGATCGCTCGTGAACTGTTTGTGAGCGAGGGGACTGTGAAGAATCACGTGAGCAGCGTGATCGCAAAGCTGGGCCTGCGCGACCGCACGCAGGCCGCCGTATACGCGGTCCGGAGAGGCTTTGGCGTGAGCGGGTCACGCGTGGATCCGTGA
- a CDS encoding sensor histidine kinase produces the protein MRPFLWLLRWIIWMTAVITFAVTHPRLDTAAVCAVAAAVFSGTSAVLASHSSHPAWPQIRGRTVLVEGVISWVLAAWFSAHAEPDVRLLVVLWTPPGTAAALALGERLQWGLDGAASLGVVTAVVSAVRTVPLPVLTVIWTHLPYLIVSGLVVACEHLWRTLCRERTLHRAALEEVRRRTEQVSRYNEQVNEYAERVHRLAAAEERNRIAGVIHDTVAHRLTALFVQLQAARRVLAQGDSAAAVGNLEVCEVLAQESLADVRRSVHALRSQVAGEGVEALRRLAIQYGAMTGMEVRFDAGGVEILPMHCLGVLYRAIQEGLTNAHRHGRATIVTIRLRMADGMVMLDVSDNGRGAKGTLAGFGLSTMRERVQRLGGDVHADTRPGQGFRLQVRVPVVEG, from the coding sequence GTGCGTCCCTTCCTGTGGTTGCTGCGCTGGATCATCTGGATGACCGCAGTGATCACGTTTGCCGTCACGCACCCGAGGTTGGACACGGCGGCGGTCTGCGCAGTGGCGGCTGCAGTATTCAGCGGCACCAGCGCCGTGCTGGCCAGCCACTCGTCGCATCCAGCGTGGCCGCAGATTCGAGGCCGCACGGTGTTGGTGGAGGGCGTGATCTCCTGGGTGCTGGCGGCGTGGTTCTCGGCGCACGCGGAGCCGGATGTTCGCCTTCTCGTCGTTCTCTGGACACCACCGGGCACAGCCGCGGCGCTGGCACTGGGCGAACGGCTGCAGTGGGGATTGGATGGGGCGGCCTCCCTGGGGGTCGTCACGGCCGTGGTTTCGGCCGTGCGCACCGTCCCACTGCCTGTCCTGACCGTGATCTGGACACACCTGCCGTACTTGATAGTATCGGGATTGGTGGTGGCTTGCGAACATCTGTGGCGGACATTGTGCCGCGAACGCACATTGCACCGGGCGGCTTTGGAGGAGGTACGGCGGCGAACCGAGCAGGTTTCCCGATACAACGAGCAGGTGAACGAATACGCCGAGCGGGTACATCGCCTCGCGGCAGCGGAGGAGAGGAACCGGATCGCCGGGGTGATCCACGACACGGTCGCCCATCGGTTGACCGCCCTGTTCGTCCAGCTGCAGGCCGCCCGCCGCGTCCTGGCGCAGGGAGACAGCGCCGCGGCCGTCGGGAATCTGGAGGTGTGTGAGGTGCTGGCGCAGGAATCCCTGGCCGATGTCCGCCGGTCCGTGCACGCGCTTCGCAGCCAGGTGGCCGGGGAGGGCGTGGAGGCACTGCGCCGGCTGGCGATCCAGTACGGTGCCATGACCGGGATGGAGGTGCGCTTCGACGCAGGAGGGGTGGAAATCCTGCCGATGCATTGCCTCGGGGTGCTCTATCGGGCCATCCAGGAGGGGCTGACCAACGCTCACCGCCATGGCCGCGCCACCATCGTCACCATTCGCCTGCGGATGGCGGATGGGATGGTGATGCTGGACGTGTCCGACAACGGGCGCGGTGCGAAGGGGACGCTGGCCGGTTTCGGGCTGAGCACCATGCGCGAACGGGTACAACGGCTGGGCGGGGACGTCCATGCGGACACCCGCCCCGGACAGGGATTTCGCTTGCAGGTACGGGTCCCGGTGGTGGAGGGATGA